The following DNA comes from Pseudomonadota bacterium.
GGCCTTCGCCCCGGAGTTCCAGGCCACCCTGCGCGCCCGCTACGAATGGCAGACCAACAACGGCTGGACGGCGCACATCATGCCCAACATGTCCTACTCCAGCGAGGCCTTCAGCGACATCATCACAATCAACCGCGACGAGATGGACAGCTGGGTGCTATTCGGCATCACGGCCGGCGTCACCACCGATCGCTGGGGGGCTGAGCTCTACGTTGACAACCTCTTCAACGAGCAGGCCGAACTAGCGCGCAACTTTATCAACGACCGGGAACGCATCACCTACGCACGCCCCCTCACCGGCGGCGTGCGCGTCAGCTTCGGCTTCTAGCAAGCCTCCTGAGCGCACGCCGTGGCGAACGCTGAGCCGTCGCTAACGGCACAGGTGCAAGCGCTGATGCGGTCCGGCCAACTCGGGCCCGCACGCAGCGCCCTCGAGGAGAGGCTCAGCGACGCAGACCGCGACGTCGAGGCGCTCTACCTACTCGCGGTGGTACAGCGCTACCAGGGTGAGCACGAGGCTGCCCACGAGACGCTGGCAGGCCTGTTCGAGATTGAACCGCAAAACGGCCGCGCCCATCAGGAGCGCGGCCACCTGATGAAAGCGATCGGTCGCCACGAAGCCGCGATCGACTCCTACGCTGCTGCCTGTCGCCACAATCCAGCGCTCCTCGCCAGCTGGCGCGCCCTCGAGGGGCTTCTGCTCGCCACTCAGCAGTCCGATCGTGCCCGAAAGGTGGCGGCGCAACGGCGGCAGCTCGAGCAGCTACCAAAGCCTCTGTTGGCCGTTCACGAGCTCATCGCCCAGGGTCGCTTACTGCAAGCCGAAGAGCGCTGCCGCTCGTTTCTGCGCCGCGCCCCGCGCCACGTTGAGGGGATGCGCCTGCTCGCACAGATCGCCATGCAGCTGGGTGTACTCGACGACGCGGAGTTCCTCCTGGAAAGCGCCGTGGCCTTGCGCCCAGACCACATCCCGGCCCAGATCGACTACATCACTGCCCTGCGCAAGCGCCAGCAATTCCAGAAGGCCCAAACCCAGGCGCGAGCCCTCCTAGAACGCGATCCGCAGAACGTGCAGTTCCAGTCCATCTTCGCGGTGGAGTCCATGCAGCGTGGTGACTACGAAACGGCCTTGGCGCAGTTCGAGCGAATCCTCGCCCAACTGCCTGATGATCCGGTCACCCTTACCTCCAAGGGCCACGCCCTGAAGACCTGCGGGCGCTACGACGACGCGGTGAGTGCCTACGGACGCGCCCTGGATGCACAGCCACGCCACGGCGAGGCGTGGTACTCCCTCGCCAATCTGAAGACCTATCGATTCACATCGGCCCAACTTGCCCAGATGGAGGCTCAGCTAGCTGCGCGCGACCTTCCTCACCAGGATCGGGTCTACCTGTGCTTCGCCATGGGCAAGGCGCAGGAGGACAGGAACGCCTACGAGGCCAGCTTCGCCCACTACGCCGAGGGCAATGAGATCAAGCGTCGCCAGAGTCGCTACGACGCGCAACGCATGCACGCCGAGCTCATGGCCCAGCAAAGGGTATGCACACCGGCGTTCTTCGAGGCCCGTGCGCACCACGGTCATCCCGCAGCAGACCCGATCTTCGTGGTGGGTCTGCCGCGCGCCGGCTCCACCCTTCTAGAGCAGATCCTCTCATCCCATAGCCAGGTGGACGGCACCCTGGAGCTCCCGAACGTCCTGACACTCTCCCAGCAGTTGCGCCGCCGGCCCCGTCCCGAGGGCGCAGGCGACGAATCGGCCGTCGCCGGCGCCTACCCCGCGATCCTCACCGACCTGAGTGCGCACGACTGTGCACGCTTCGGCGAGCAGTACATCGAACAGACGCAGATCCATCGGCACGGCGCCCCGCGGTTCGTCGATAAGATGCCGAACAACTTCCGCCACATCGGCCTGATCCATCTGATGCTGCCAAACGCCAAGATCATCGATGCGCGGCGCGAGGCGATGGCCTGCTGCTTCAGCGCCTTCAAGCAGCTGTTCGCCGAAGGACAGGAGTTCTCCTACTCCCTGCGCGACGTCGCCCGCTACTACGCCGACTACGAGCGCCTGATGGAGCACTGGGATAAGGCGCTGCCCGGCAGGGTGCTACGCGTACGCCACGAGGAGGTGGTGCAAGATCTCGAGGGGCAGGTGCGCCGCCTTCTGGATTTTTGCGAGCTGCCCTTCGAGGCCCAGTGCCTACGGTACTGGGAGACTGCCCGCGCGGTCCGAACGCCCAGCTCCGAGCAGGTGCGTCGGCCGATCGATAGGCAGAGCACCGAGCAGTGGCGCGCCTTCGCTCCTTGGCTCGGGCCCTTACGCGAAGCACTCGACCAACCCTAATGCACAAGTCGCGCTGGATCCGCTGGGCGCACCGGCGGTCGCGATGCGTCTGGCGCGCCGTCCCCCCTTCGGCTGAAATGGCGCTAGCCTGAATCGGATACTGGCTCGGGATCGACCAGCATGCGCTACGGCCCCGCGTCACGGACTAGGAGCTGACATGACCTCGCGCCAATTGATGAGCATCCTGTGCACGGCCGCGCTCGCCTTGGGCCTTAACCCCGGCCTTCGCGCCGCGCCGTGCCCCGCGGACTGGACGCCAGC
Coding sequences within:
- a CDS encoding sulfotransferase, whose protein sequence is MANAEPSLTAQVQALMRSGQLGPARSALEERLSDADRDVEALYLLAVVQRYQGEHEAAHETLAGLFEIEPQNGRAHQERGHLMKAIGRHEAAIDSYAAACRHNPALLASWRALEGLLLATQQSDRARKVAAQRRQLEQLPKPLLAVHELIAQGRLLQAEERCRSFLRRAPRHVEGMRLLAQIAMQLGVLDDAEFLLESAVALRPDHIPAQIDYITALRKRQQFQKAQTQARALLERDPQNVQFQSIFAVESMQRGDYETALAQFERILAQLPDDPVTLTSKGHALKTCGRYDDAVSAYGRALDAQPRHGEAWYSLANLKTYRFTSAQLAQMEAQLAARDLPHQDRVYLCFAMGKAQEDRNAYEASFAHYAEGNEIKRRQSRYDAQRMHAELMAQQRVCTPAFFEARAHHGHPAADPIFVVGLPRAGSTLLEQILSSHSQVDGTLELPNVLTLSQQLRRRPRPEGAGDESAVAGAYPAILTDLSAHDCARFGEQYIEQTQIHRHGAPRFVDKMPNNFRHIGLIHLMLPNAKIIDARREAMACCFSAFKQLFAEGQEFSYSLRDVARYYADYERLMEHWDKALPGRVLRVRHEEVVQDLEGQVRRLLDFCELPFEAQCLRYWETARAVRTPSSEQVRRPIDRQSTEQWRAFAPWLGPLREALDQP